From Tripterygium wilfordii isolate XIE 37 chromosome 13, ASM1340144v1, whole genome shotgun sequence, the proteins below share one genomic window:
- the LOC120012055 gene encoding probable proteasome inhibitor, with protein MANCKSVMAVIRAARPTFRNNYDKIVFSVHSSFLASGYVLTATGPSAFSDDALSSPSTDEVGIDHWNEHDDEYAFVYVNAESSKKVLVKCLVMNGKLLVDALADGAPEPVHLEIDVDKYVAENGGTNYSEHYKNLENLVKCLNSEILSKLDASPKPSSSSNLTRSEPPDQESRHNVNEPGFGFGFVDPSGRHIHPSGVVVPPVYPPGGDTDRFPRVGGDRDLYPGPGAGIYPRGDFGTGGDMLVGPNDPRWFGGSDGRPGFFGGRSGVPPGARFDPYGPPDVPGLEPNRFIRNPRRPPGGIHPDLEHLNDGSDFI; from the exons ATGGCGAACTGTAAATCGGTTATGGCGGTGATTAGGGCTGCGAGGCCCACGTTTAGGAACAATTACGACAAGATTGTGTTCTCAGTTCATTCGTCCTTCCTCGCTTCGGGTTACGTGCTCACGGCCACTGGACCCTCGGCGTTCTCCGATGACGCACTGTCCTCTCCCTCCACCG ATGAGGTAGGAATTGATCACTGGAATGAACACGACGATGAGTATGCTTTCGTGTATGTAAACGCTGAGTCTTCGAAGAAGGTGCTCGTTAAGTGTCTTGTTATGAACGGTAAATTGCTTGTTGATGCTTTAGCTGACGGGGCACCGGAACCTGTCCATCTCGAAATTGA TGTTGATAAGTATGTTGCTGAGAATGGAGGCACCAACTATTCTGAGCATTATAAGAATTTGGAGAATCTGGTGAAGTGCCTGAACTCAGAGATTTTGTCTAAATTGGACGCATCGCCAAAGCCCAGCTCATCAAGTAATCTTACAAG GTCAGAACCACCCGATCAAGAATCGCGGCATAATGTAAATGAacctggatttggatttggatttgtggACCCAAGTGGACGTCATATCCATCCGTCAGG AGTTGTAGTCCCTCCTGTTTATCCACCAGGTGGTGATACTGATCGTTTTCCGAGGGTTGGTGGAGATAGGGATCTTTATCCGGGGCCTGGTGCTGGAATATATCCACG GGGTGATTTTGGAACCGGTGGGGACATGCTTGTAG GACCTAATGACCCTCGATGGTTTGGCGGAAGTGATGGAAGGCCTGGTTTCTTTGGAGGACGATC GGGCGTTCCTCCTGGTGCTCGTTTTGATCCCTATGGTCCACCTGATGTTCCTGGTTTGGAGCCTAATCGTTTTATCAG AAACCCGCGGAGGCCCCCAGGTGGTATTCATCCCGATCTGGAGCATTTGAATGATGGATCAGACTTTATATGA